A section of the Bacillus pumilus genome encodes:
- a CDS encoding DUF2334 domain-containing protein: protein MNCNSLMKCCLMITLFTIVSFKHIASADALVTQPNTLIVYSTPSGEVTPAVHMLDLLVGHFSKQTMIVSDEHLAEKRINEFQQVIYLGEIKRTLSKQTIRAMNESQQFIAIGYNAEQFRPFSKLTFHKQDHTSQIKHTHDQTYRQLERSINVLTVRGAELKNEFLVKKRQSDLPFVIQTKEGAAYIGILDVMQHNELLAEALEKHMSPSVQMTTKYLMLGNISPASDEKKLLELGQYVSAQHIPYQIAVTPAWIDRATGDEVTLSDRPKLVSVLKQLQGNGASIILHGFSRTYRTEESGQGFEFWDAKYDQPISSNDPKKAEKKRMKSQFPNEKDFHTYTKSYQEQEIAYTEEKLTKGIELLTSQGLYPLGFEVPHDATSQQGYEVISKHVSSLFGQVQLSDRTWKSVGASPLVTSPAMLHGMTLYPQHQVEQAPDQEGSNVLTEQTIQSVQHLQSAAIGLSYDVELGIAGLQDLITQMEAIPSSEWLDIKKTKQTVQTAHVKIQTFGNGHIQVEESNIAETKTVKRSGMENMLRILTVVVMLFIAAFALYTLYLRLTMKKRIFKERKLGG, encoded by the coding sequence ATGAACTGTAATTCTTTGATGAAATGTTGTTTGATGATCACGCTTTTTACGATTGTTTCGTTTAAACACATTGCTTCAGCGGATGCTCTTGTCACGCAGCCAAATACACTGATCGTTTATTCCACACCATCTGGTGAAGTGACTCCAGCCGTTCATATGCTGGATCTACTCGTCGGTCATTTTTCAAAACAGACGATGATTGTATCCGATGAACATTTGGCTGAAAAGAGAATCAATGAATTTCAGCAAGTCATTTATCTTGGTGAAATAAAGAGAACCTTGTCAAAACAAACCATTCGTGCGATGAACGAATCACAGCAATTCATCGCCATTGGCTACAATGCGGAACAGTTTCGCCCATTCTCCAAGCTTACTTTTCACAAACAAGATCATACCAGTCAAATAAAACATACACATGATCAAACATACCGTCAGTTAGAGAGAAGTATCAATGTGTTAACGGTTAGAGGGGCAGAGTTGAAAAATGAATTTCTAGTGAAGAAACGTCAATCTGATCTGCCATTTGTGATTCAAACAAAAGAAGGTGCGGCATATATCGGTATCTTAGATGTCATGCAGCACAACGAGCTTCTTGCAGAAGCGCTAGAAAAACATATGTCACCTTCTGTGCAAATGACGACAAAATACTTAATGCTCGGGAACATCAGTCCAGCAAGTGACGAGAAAAAGCTACTTGAACTTGGACAATACGTATCCGCACAGCATATTCCTTATCAGATTGCAGTGACCCCTGCTTGGATAGATCGAGCAACAGGTGATGAAGTCACACTAAGTGACCGCCCGAAACTTGTGAGTGTTTTAAAACAATTGCAAGGGAATGGAGCGAGTATCATTCTTCATGGCTTTAGCCGTACGTATCGAACGGAGGAATCTGGTCAGGGATTTGAGTTCTGGGATGCAAAATATGATCAGCCCATCTCGTCAAATGACCCAAAAAAAGCTGAGAAGAAACGAATGAAAAGTCAATTCCCAAATGAAAAAGACTTTCATACGTATACCAAATCGTATCAGGAGCAAGAAATCGCCTATACAGAAGAAAAACTGACAAAGGGCATTGAGCTTCTTACTAGTCAAGGCTTATATCCTCTTGGGTTCGAGGTGCCGCATGATGCGACATCACAACAAGGGTATGAAGTGATTTCAAAGCATGTGTCGAGTCTATTTGGACAGGTGCAGCTGTCAGACCGCACTTGGAAATCAGTCGGCGCATCGCCGCTTGTGACGTCTCCTGCCATGTTACACGGCATGACCTTATATCCTCAGCATCAAGTAGAGCAAGCCCCTGACCAAGAAGGTTCCAATGTTTTAACAGAACAGACGATTCAATCCGTTCAGCATCTGCAATCAGCCGCAATAGGGCTGTCCTATGACGTGGAGTTGGGGATAGCAGGGTTACAGGATTTAATCACACAGATGGAGGCAATCCCTTCTAGCGAATGGCTGGATATCAAGAAAACAAAACAGACGGTCCAAACTGCACATGTCAAAATCCAAACATTTGGGAATGGACATATTCAAGTAGAGGAATCCAACATCGCCGAAACAAAAACAGTCAAACGAAGTGGCATGGAAAATATGCTGAGAATTCTCACGGTCGTGGTCATGCTGTTTATTGCGGCATTTGCTTTATACACATTGTATTTAAGACTGACAATGAAAAAACGAATTTTTAAGGAGAGAAAATTAGGTGGCTGA